One Mycolicibacterium sp. ND9-15 genomic window, TGACGCGGTCGCGCACGGTGACGACCGCGGTGACCGCGAGCTCGTGATCGATGCGCTACGGCGCTTGTATGGCCTCGGCGTCATTGTGTTCGGCCGCGTTGATCCTATGTGGGGCTGGCGCAAGGGCGTCCGTTCGGATCTTGCGGCGATTCCTCCGCTCCGGGGCTCTGCCTCAGATCCCGGTTGGGGTTGACGCCACTTGTTGTAGCGGGGCCGCCCGTGACGACGAGCCTGGCGGTACTCCAGACCACCACGCAATCAATTCACCGCCCGAGAGACCCTGTCTCCCACGTTCCAGAGCTCATCGGGATCAAGTCCCGCGACCGGTACCACGCTCGCCGGCCCGTTCTCGTCCTGGCCCAACATCGAGGCGATCTCGGCGAATCCGGGATGACCGGTGGCTTTGAAGTTGCCCTTCCAGCAGCCCGAGATCATCAGGCGCCCGTCTTTGATCGACAGTTTGAACGGCGGGAACCTTCTTCCATAGGGGTAGACGAACACCGCCCCACGCGGGCGCTTCCCGTAGTGCAACCTGGAATGGGTTCCCTGCGCGGGGAGCTGGCCGTTGGCGTCGATCAGTTCGAGGAATCGCAGGAGAAAGGCCTGGTCGCCCGGATCTTCGACGGCCGCCACGAACTCTCGACGCGTCCAGCCTCCCGCCTCCGCCGTGGAGTAGGCCTCGGGGTAGCTCGCCGAGGCGCTGGGAACCAACGGCCGGCCGGTCAGCCATGACCGGAGCAGCTCGACCTTCCGAGCCGTCTTGTGGTCGATAATGTCAACGTCGCCGTTTGCACCACGCTTCACCGCGCTGTCGATCGTGTCGTTCCTGGAGTACCGAACTTCAATGGTGGTATCACTTTTCGTGAACAAATCGGCCTCGTGCGTCGACTCAACCTTCCACCCTGAGCTGTCCGCGAGGTCCACTGTGTCGAGCCGAGCTCCAGTTCCCTGCACCAATACGGTCTCCTGATCTCGTACTTGAGCGTATGAATCGGATGTTATCGATTGCGTGTGATCGTCGGCCCGTCGTCCAGGCCACCGACTACCTGTATCGCTTGTCTGAAACGAACGTGCTGTTCGATGAGCCAATCCATCATCGCTGGCCACCCATCGCGCGCATCAATGCTGCGGAACGGCGACTCGATGTACACCCGAGTGTCGTTCTTGCCCTTCATCTCATCCCACACCAGGCTGTATCCCAACGCCTTCTCGAACTGCTCCTTCTTCGCGCGCAAGGCTTCGAAGCGAGCGATATTGACCGCAGGGTCGGGATGTACGAATGCCAGCTCAAAGCGAAGAGGTCCCGGTTTGAAAGCCGAACAGAAGATCGTCCGGGGCGTGCCGGCCGGCAGGGTGGCATTCGGCGACGTTCTCGACGTACCGGCTCGCGCCTTCCAGTCGGGATGCTCCGTGGCGACACGGTCACGGAACTGTCGCCAAAACTCCGAGTAGAGCTGGGATTGCGTTGTAATAGGGTCTGCAGCGGTAACCACTTCGTCTGCCACAATTTGCCCGCCGCCGGTCAGCCAAGAACGAAGTAGGTCGACCTTGCGGGCGGTCTCCTGGTCGATGGCCTCGGATTCACCTTTCGTGCCATGCTTCACGGCGCTCTCGATGACATCGCTTGTGGAGTACCGGACTTCAATAACGGTGTCACCTCTGGTGAATAGATCGGCCTGATGCGTCGACTCGATTGTCCAACCCGAATTATCCGCGACATCGACGGTGTCGAGCCGGGCGCTAGTTCCCTCTGCCAACGGTCATCACTCCTCAGTGATACTCAAGCATGTGTATCGGGGTCATCGTTTGTGCGAGGCCGTCGATCTGTCCGAGCAGATCGGTGGGTTGAAGCGCCAAATCAAGTGCGTGGCAATGAATCGTCACACCGGCGTTCTGCACAATGTGGGTACTTACCGGCTCGTTACCCTTTGCATAGACGAGGTGCCCGTTCCGCAGTCCGAGAACCGTGCAATAGGCCAGCATTTGGTAGAGGTCAGCGTTCGGAAAGCCCTCGGGCCGTTCGGCTTTGTACTTGGCGTCGATGACCCCTGCCGGCAATCCACGGCGGCGGCATAAGAGATCCGGTCGCATGTCGACCCGGCGGTGCTCGTCCAGATGCAATCTGGCTTGCGTCTCGCACTGCCATCCGCGGGCGGTCAGGGATTCGGACAACGCGACGGTGACGAAGTCCTCGAAGATCCGCCACATGTCGAACATGTAGCCGGTGACGGTGACATCCCCGAGGTGGTGGTCGAACGACTCAGCGGCCAAGACGATCTCGGCCAGCTGCAACGCCGGCTGGTAGCGGGTATTGAGCCGGCTCGGCTGCCACCGCGG contains:
- a CDS encoding DUF4268 domain-containing protein; translated protein: MAEGTSARLDTVDVADNSGWTIESTHQADLFTRGDTVIEVRYSTSDVIESAVKHGTKGESEAIDQETARKVDLLRSWLTGGGQIVADEVVTAADPITTQSQLYSEFWRQFRDRVATEHPDWKARAGTSRTSPNATLPAGTPRTIFCSAFKPGPLRFELAFVHPDPAVNIARFEALRAKKEQFEKALGYSLVWDEMKGKNDTRVYIESPFRSIDARDGWPAMMDWLIEQHVRFRQAIQVVGGLDDGPTITRNR
- a CDS encoding McrC family protein codes for the protein MTDLGLAVVTPTLHDGLFDVVAGRKIGAVSIDGRQVVVRPKITDLNRLLFLLGYARDPQIWRDDAVQLDAADDLLPAVAEPFARLGGRAVEQGLLQGYRTITDTLPVLRGRILAGEQMNRLYGLPVPIAVEYDDFTVDIAENQLLAMAALRLLTVPRVSDPARRLLQRLRRTLAEVSIPARGSRLPRWQPSRLNTRYQPALQLAEIVLAAESFDHHLGDVTVTGYMFDMWRIFEDFVTVALSESLTARGWQCETQARLHLDEHRRVDMRPDLLCRRRGLPAGVIDAKYKAERPEGFPNADLYQMLAYCTVLGLRNGHLVYAKGNEPVSTHIVQNAGVTIHCHALDLALQPTDLLGQIDGLAQTMTPIHMLEYH